In candidate division WOR-3 bacterium, the genomic stretch ATTAATTATTAGTGCTATTCGTATACAATCCGTGTGCCGATAGTGTTGTTGGTTAATGCAGTGGCAATATTGCTCGGGTTGGTAATAATACCAAATCGAGAACGGTCCTTTTCAATAAACTTAATTAATGCTTGGATTTTCGGCTTCATACTGCCTTCAGCAAAATGTCCTTGATTTAAATATTCAATTGCTTGCTTTAAGTTTATGGTATTTAATGGGATTTGATTGTTGGTATTGAAGTTGAGATAGACTTTATCAATGCTTGTTGATATGATGAGGCAGTTAGCGTCGATTAAATCGGCTAAGAGTGCTGAAGTTAGGTCTTTATCAATTACTGCGGGTATTGGTTTAAGGTGATTGTTTTCTTGAATTACCGGAATACCGCCGCCACCAGCAGCGATTACGATATGGTTGTCTTCGATTAAAGATTTTATAATGTTGATTTCAACAATTGATTTTGGTTTGGGAGATGCGACCATTCGGCGAAAACCTCTGCCAGCGTCTTCTTTCATAATCCAGTTTCGTTCTGCTTGTAATGCAAAGGCTTCTTTTTGGGAATAAAACGGACCAA encodes the following:
- a CDS encoding carbamate kinase; translated protein: MRIVIAIGGNSLLRNGNKPPSFFDQFETVQETCANIAEIVCHHNQVVITHGNGPQVGTALIRSYLTRNHLPEIPLEIATALTQAEIGYMIQLSLKNELAKHKDMIQPNLKNESTKCKCPFNIVTVITQVLVDKDDPGFSNYTKPVGPFYSQKEAFALQAERNWIMKEDAGRGFRRMVASPKPKSIVEINIIKSLIEDNHIVIAAGGGGIPVIQENNHLKPIPAVIDKDLTSALLADLIDANCLIISTSIDKVYLNFNTNNQIPLNTINLKQAIEYLNQGHFAEGSMKPKIQALIKFIEKDRSRFGIITNPSNIATALTNNTIGTRIVYE